The nucleotide sequence TAacaaactatgtgtgtgtgtacatttgtgcctgtctgtgtgtgtgtgtgtgtgtatatctacAGGTTTTTGTGTGCTCTTCCCTAAACAAAGCTTTGTTTGGTCTATGGCAAGGCTCCAAGGAAGATgtgccttttgtgttttctctaaAAATAAGCCTTAGCTCTTGCTATTGttgttgtgtacacacacacacacacatggggCGCTAACTGACATCTGGATGATGACTTTGATCCCTTCCAAGTTGATACTGTGGCTACTTTTGAACCTTCAGAACAAAAATACTAAGCAAAGATATGTGGACAACACTTGACACACCATAATATCTACAACGCAAAAGAAATTATCTTCAAATGCGGCAGAACAGAGACTTTTATGAGCTGTTACTGCAAATTGTAGCTTTTATTGTTGTTCCCTATAGAGCAATTTGTAATTAAGACATGTTTTAACAAGTGTGGTCTGTCTTTTAGATTTTCAAAATTccattaacattttgtttttccaccagTTTTGTATACTAGAACAAATATGAAGTTCGGTCTCTTAAAAACTTTATTAGCATTCGTTTATGGTGCTATAAACATATTATAAATGTCCATGCATAACAAAATGAAGCACTCAAGACTGAACATCCCCTTATAGTGAGTCATAGCAAGTAGTCCAGACTGAAGATTTTTGAAGAGGAAATGTTGCAtttcagtctcagctgtacAACCTCATAAGGGGCCAGAGGGCTCCACTGGAAGCTTTCTTGCCTTTTCTCTTCCTCAATCAGTTTTTCCATGgccaaagacagaaagagagagagagagacacacaccgGGAGAGTGGGACAGTGAGAGAGACGGGGGAGTGAGAGTCAGAGGCCCAGTTAAGTCTGTGGCTTTGTGTTTTatgaaaagagtaaaaaaaggaCATTAAAAGTCAGCATTTTCCACCAGGCAAGGGAACCGGtcggcacacacatacacacacacacacacacacacacacacacacacacacacacttgcactcTTGCACCGAGTCCCCCAGCCTCCTATTATAAGGCTgagtggagaggaggaatgGTAGCATTTGCgcctgtttgtcagtgtgtgtgtcagacgaGGCGGCTGAAGTCTGATAGAATCTATCACCCTACCTCTGTGATTACACAGAACGCTATCCGTCCCTGCCCCGCCTGTTTGGGTTGCTGAAAGTCTGACATAAAGGACAACTGCTACATCAAGTAACAAAACACtggataataataatgcagAAAGTGATATGGCATGGTGCAATACTGCTGTTATGGACAAAAAAGCACCTTTTCTTACTAATGTAGAAACTTTCTGTCATTCTTTTATGTGTTGATTGAACATAGAGCCCCTGAAACCAGATATAAACCTACTTTGTATAGCTCTAAAGACATTAGcctcacagagaaaaatacTATTTTGCATAAACCTGCTTCTATTTACagcttcctttttctttttttcatgggACAGCAGTAGTCTACCATTTTTTCAGTGCATTGCAATCCAGATTATAATCCTTTAATGACCCAAGtgatgaataatgaatataggattatatatatattattatataggTTACTAGTCGCTTGTTCTGTTGATTGACACGCCACAGCTGTCAcctcagtgtgtgcatgtgtctatCATGATAAGGCATGAGATCTGTGAAATTAGTGTTATGCATACCAGACTAGTGAGGCTAATGTATATGGCATGCATGTGGAtatggttgtgtgtgtctgcagctgttGCCTGGTGTCAGAGGTGAGCATTGGTGCTTTCACACTTTACTATCAGCGCTGAGTGAAAACTCTGTAAGGCAACACCGTTCCCATGGATCCCTAGGGAATATCACTCTTGgggttatgtgtgtgtctgtttgttgaaagggtgtgtgtgtgtgttgagtgacagcaaaaaagagaaagagagatgaagagagtaGTATATAACCATTATAAATAGGAATAATGGAGCATGTTTGGTTCACTACTCCAAAAAATTGGATATATTACTCATTATAAtgggattattattatattatgctCAGTAAAATCAAAGTAGTGGGCATATGAGGTCAGCTTTTACAGCCACTTTTATCTCCTGAAAGAAAGAGATCATAAGTAATGACAATAATAAGTCAGTATAATTGCAGTTTTTGGATAGTTACCCTTCATTATATTCATTCATCTTGGGACAATCAAAGtgataaatctttttttatgacgcaaacacacacaaagaggcatatatatatataattacacAAGCAGCACATACATCACCAGGCTTTTATGTCTGTTGTCTACATTGTTTGAATTAACTTTAATTATCCCAACTGTGTCTGTgagtttcttgtttttatgtcagGCTATATATTTGCGgtattgtatatgtgtgtgtgtgtgtgtgtacatcagagtatgtgtgtgtgtgcgtttacgctcatgtttttgtttttctctcttccctccatTTCCCTCCAATGGGgttcccttctttctctctctggctcctCCCTCgctcctcccttcctcttctcttcactGAGACAAGAAGGCAGCTGTAGACAGAATCAGAtccagctgtgtgtatgtgtgtgtgtgtgtgtgtgtgtgtgtgtgtgtgtacatgtccaGGAGATTACTCACTGCTCCAAAGAATGTTCCTGCAGGTCAGAATATAGTTAAATGCCAGAGAGATGCTTTGTAATGGATTCAGTGAATTCAATTATTGGTTGTTACGTCGGCTTGCCTTCCCTCGACTCTGTCTCCTCCATTTTTCCTCTTACTCTCCAATAGCATTGCTCAGGTCAAACCTGGAGTCTGATTGGGTGCCGCAGAGACACAACAGTGATTATGAAATGTTATATCTGGCCGACTTTCTGGgaagttttacacatttgaatCTGCGAAAGCCAGACCAACATTTGAATCTGCGAAAGCCTGTTCCCAGTCCTAAAAATAAGTTTGTGTCTCACATTTTCACTCAGTGTGACCTATCACTAACACACTATTACATGTTCTCACATGTACACAATTTATCATCTACGATGTAAACTATACAATGGCTATATGCTTTGTATATAATTCATAAAATATTGTCTTTAATGATTATAGTTACTTTCACATAGATTTTATAGATCCTACAATATAGTTTATATACTAATTTAGTCGGCTTAGACTTACTGTACTTTCATGTTTTGTATATGATGTAAATGTCATGTATAAAACATATGGAGAACTATAACTACCATATGCAAAACTTTATAGGCTGGCACTGCTTCAGGATATATTTTTACTGAATCAAATGCAGGCTTATACATGATCAATTCCTGCTCCACTTGTGTGATATTGAAAAAGGTTCAGGTGCAAATTAGACTGTGTGTCACCAGGTCATTGTTTTCTCCAGTTTCATTCTCAGAGTACTGTCATCAGGGACATTTGGTTTTGAAAAAGCAGTTGCAGTTTACATTTCTGTCTAAACCCTAAACCCCATGTCTCATGATGTAAAGTGTATATCTTACTTTTGATGCCCAACCCACCAAACTTTTTACTATTCACCCTCTATCTCCACCTCCCCTGCACCTCAGACAGGGAGGACCTCTGGCAACACCCCATAgccacatgctcacacacacaaaaactgtgGCCTGCTTCCTGTCGGCGGGGAGAGGCTGTTTTTACTGTGACTCCATTTTGGCGGAGAAGGCTAATTCCTCTGTTgtctggctctgtgtgtgtatgtgtgtgtgtatgtgcactcaCATGtccttttaaacatgtttgtacCCCTGCCTTCTCAGCTTCTGAAGTGTTCACTTATGTGGGAGTTTAGGCAGTTACCAAAATCAAAATCatatgtgtaaatgtatgtgtggGATAGTTTGATGTATACAGTGTACACGAGAACAGACTACAATCTTAGTGGTATCAGAGATGTCACTAAGTTGCAAAACAGCTGTTAAAATTGTGTTCATGGATAGAAAAATATTCTAGTTTTCAGAATTGTGTCTTATGTGATGTGTGTAGCAGTATGACTGCTGACAAAGCATTTTATATGCTAAGCAAAATCCTTTcctgaataaacaaacacatgggATTCTGgatgtttttgctttattaaTGGAATTTTCCCCTCAAGACAGTACACAGTAGAATATACTAACAAAAATAAAGGACAGCAACACACAAACTGGGTATTCCTACAAAAAGAGTAACAATATTGCTAAAGTCATTTAAGTCCTTGATTCTCAAAAAAGTTCAGACAGAAAAGTGCATAAACAAAATTCCAGCCTCAGTAGATGATCATATCTTAAGCTgaggcttacacacacacacacacacacacacacacacacacacacacacacacgttgtcctaggtcacttttggggacattacatagacttacattaatttccttgAGACTtgccctaaccataaccactgacccaaaaatcagcattttaccaATTGGAGACACGgtttttgtccccaattggacaaaccatccccaattaactggttctaagtctgaaatttgtccctgaaagtagcctatgacagaccacacacacacacacacacacacacacacacacacacacacacacacacacacatacatgttgtCCCAGGTCACTTTTGGGAACATTATGCaaacttgatttgatttgctttgctttgatttaattttttggacacagcttttgtccccagttggacaAGCCATCCCTAATCAACTGATCTTTAGTTTGAAATTTGTCCccgaaagtagcctatgacagacccctcacacacacatacacacacacacacatgcacacctgtTATGATtgtcaacagtgttttcttAAGCCATACATTTCTGGACATTTAGCTTGTGTTGTAACGCTACAAATGCCAAAGTCACGCAtgtgatttacagtatgtaacCCTCATGTGTGATCCTTGACCTCCTACAGTATGCATCATCTTTAGTGCCTTGGCATTCTTGGCATTGTTTGCTAATACTGCTATGCTATGCTAATATAGCGTGTTATATTCTGCTCCATCCTGACTGCACACATCACAGATTGACCATTTGGAAATGTAAACAGTCAACTCCCCACTTCCCTCAACAAGTTGTAGTCAGGATTAAGGCCTTCAATCACTGCAGAGTAAACAGCACACTCCCACATATTGTAATTGTGCAGatacagctctctctctctctttctttctctctctctctctctctcacacacacacacacacacacacacacacacacacacacacacacacacacatatacacactctgTCTCACATCTCAGAGGCATTTTCTGTAATTTGAGGGAAGACTTTAAGACTGCAAATATTTCTCTGGCTGTTTCATTAACCCTGCATTTTTCACAGTTGTGTATagaaatgttgtattttgttaaTTGGTTGCAGATGTAACAGTTGCTGTGAGTGCACATGAACCCTACTCTAATGGCACTGTACACTATATTCATTCCCTCTCAGTGAGTTTGGAGTCTCACAAAATATTGACACAATTCAAAGATATGCAGCGGCTCTGTATCAGTCGTTAACGTCCACATAGATGCTGAATTTATCCTGCATATACAACTGAGTTTTTCTCCTGTGCATCAATACTGCAGCAAAAATGTTAAAGCTGCTTTATCTgtataaaatacatgttttttttcaatcaaagcAATAATAGCAATGTGTTTCTtacctctcctttccttttatGTCATCTTTTATGTCATTTAAGTCATCACTGGCCCTCCCAATAGATAAATATGTACGTTTTCTGCAGTTGAATATATAACAAGTTTGTATATGTTCAACATTTCAGGCTACCTAGCAGAACCTCTGCAATAATTTTACCTGTGTGCTTGATATAACCAGATGGCAAACAAGGAattgttcatgtgtttgtgtgtggtatTAAAATATGACATCTATATGTTGCTCCAGACAGGCTCCTTTCATGTGACGGACCTTGATCCACCCCTGACTATTGGCCTGCAAACCAGCCTGTCTGACAACcagcataaacacacagaagcagTCATCCAGCAGGACTGTCACCCACCAAAAGCCAAAACGCGAATTCTGCACATTCAGCCagtgagagacaaagacagcCGCTGAAGCAGCCTGCAAGATATTTAACTGGCCTGACCAACGGGCAACAACCAGCAGACAAGTTAGCCAGACAGAAGGGCAGCCATGTTGATTATCTTAGCTTTCATCGTCCTCTTCCATGTGGCAGCAGCCATCCTCCTCTTTGTTTCAACCATACACAATGTGAGTATAAACCAAGAATGGACATACATTTGACAAAAAGCAGggacattttcactattttaaccgtctctctgtccttctctgaTGTAGGCATGGTGGGTGGTATCTCAACCTGGACGGGATTTGATCTACACTGACCTGTGGTACTCCTGTAACGCCACCTGCTACCCTGTGGAGGACAGCCACACTGTTGATGCAGGTAAGGCAGTGTATAACTCTATgtagcttgtgtgtgtatgtttgtgttgtaacacctcctctcctctttctcctcagcCTACCTGCAAGCAGTCCAGGCTACTATGATCCTGGCCACCATGTTATGTTGTGTCAGCTTCTTTGTCTTCATTCTTCAGCTCTTCAGGCTCAAACAGGGGGAGAGATTCATTTTCACTGCTATTATCCAGCTACTGGCCTGTGAgtgacacacacaagcatttatCCTGACCGTTGTTTTCAATTACCAAACACAGATACTgacttgtttttctgtgtgagcatgttagccAGCATTgtcataaatgaatgaataatccTTGCAGTTCCCAAATTGTGGAaagatttatacatttctgaGGTTGGATAAGAATGCGAGCTGACCACCTCTGAATGTAAAATTTCAAGATCTTATCTTAATGCAGCCAAGATCTGAACCACATGAGCATACATGTGACTTGGTTTGGTACTTCATATTGAATAAGGTTATTCTGCAATTTGACATTAACAAAAGTCCCACAACATGGGAATGTGTACTCTTAGCCTAAGACGATATTGAGTCTCATCCCAAGTGTGAGGTTTAATCTGAAATCTTTAAATTTCCTCACATCGTTGGAAATTCAGTGTTTATTCTCATTGTCTCATCTTGTGGGTGTTTGGTGTCCAGTGAAATGTCATCAACTTAACCAAGAAACTTGAAATTAGATGTTGTCAACCAGGAAAGGTCAATCAATTAACAATGGCAGAATGTGGAGACCTCCCTAATAACTGAGACTCAACCACTAATGAACACTGTTTAAACATGATATACACTATTCATTTTAAGAAATTacagatttcagctttaaagCTCTGTTATCTAACTTAGCATTGCACAGTTGGTGATGGGGAAAGCGCTCAATAAGTCAGCTGTTTCAATTTGGAGGAAAGGGAAAGTTAAGCTAGTCCAGGTTAGCCAACTCTGGCATGTGAAGCTGTAGAATCTTAAAATCTCAGTTTAGGGCTTcagaacagtatataacaagGGATGTCTTGGGCTGAGTGAGGCAAAATAAAACTTTAGTGGCCCC is from Thunnus maccoyii chromosome 18, fThuMac1.1, whole genome shotgun sequence and encodes:
- the emp2 gene encoding epithelial membrane protein 2 → MLIILAFIVLFHVAAAILLFVSTIHNAWWVVSQPGRDLIYTDLWYSCNATCYPVEDSHTVDAAYLQAVQATMILATMLCCVSFFVFILQLFRLKQGERFIFTAIIQLLASLCVMIGASIYTAQKNSFHVSSLKEGTYGSSYILAWISFPMTLISGLMYLVLRKRK